One window of Sulfurospirillum sp. 1612 genomic DNA carries:
- a CDS encoding NAD(P)/FAD-dependent oxidoreductase translates to MKTFDIAFIGAGASALMCASGIKNQSIALIESSQTLAPKIRISGGGKCNFTNHDISETHYRGDAKAIKKCFASFNQKDLLAFFQKEDLSYERRDHGKYFCKNSAKDIIKIFSQLTKHCDMLLNHTVKEVTYEDDFIIETNQGTIHAKRLVVASGGLSYASVGASDIGFKIAQSFGHTIIKPQPALVGLTVQKDQFWMKSLSGISLLVSLQVGEKIFKDQLLFTHKGISGPAVLSGSLYWEKGTIMIDFLPEVRIAKLIAKKSDKQISSLLPLPKRFIKEYLKSVDLDDVPIKRLTPQEIEKLTKLHHYELPPAGNFGYTKAEVTRGGVDTSEMNMDTFESLKKKDLYFIGEVLNVTGELGGYNFQWAFSSAKVLAEYLTKR, encoded by the coding sequence TTGAAAACTTTTGATATCGCTTTTATCGGTGCAGGGGCGAGTGCATTGATGTGTGCATCTGGGATCAAAAATCAATCCATTGCCCTGATAGAATCATCGCAGACTTTAGCACCTAAGATACGTATTTCAGGGGGTGGAAAATGTAATTTCACCAATCATGATATCAGTGAGACACATTATCGTGGTGATGCAAAAGCAATCAAAAAATGTTTTGCTTCTTTTAACCAAAAAGATTTATTGGCGTTCTTTCAAAAAGAAGATTTATCTTACGAACGACGCGATCATGGGAAATATTTTTGCAAAAATAGTGCTAAGGATATTATCAAAATTTTTTCTCAATTAACAAAGCATTGTGATATGTTATTGAATCATACTGTCAAAGAGGTGACTTATGAGGATGATTTTATCATCGAAACCAATCAAGGTACCATTCACGCGAAACGTTTAGTGGTTGCAAGTGGAGGATTGAGTTATGCGAGCGTGGGTGCTTCAGATATAGGCTTTAAAATCGCCCAATCTTTTGGTCATACCATCATCAAACCGCAGCCAGCTCTTGTGGGACTTACGGTGCAAAAAGATCAATTTTGGATGAAAAGTTTGAGTGGTATTTCCCTCTTGGTATCCCTGCAAGTGGGAGAGAAGATTTTCAAAGACCAACTCTTATTTACCCATAAAGGAATCAGCGGTCCGGCGGTATTATCGGGGTCTTTATATTGGGAAAAAGGTACTATCATGATAGATTTTTTGCCCGAAGTGCGCATCGCTAAATTGATTGCCAAAAAAAGCGACAAGCAAATCAGCAGTCTTCTTCCCCTGCCTAAAAGATTTATAAAAGAGTATTTAAAATCTGTGGATTTGGACGATGTACCCATCAAGCGTTTAACGCCACAAGAAATTGAAAAATTGACAAAATTGCACCATTATGAATTGCCTCCGGCAGGAAATTTTGGCTATACTAAGGCGGAAGTAACTCGTGGTGGTGTTGATACGAGTGAGATGAATATGGACACCTTTGAAAGCCTGAAAAAAAAGGACTTAT
- a CDS encoding tRNA (cytidine(34)-2'-O)-methyltransferase, whose amino-acid sequence MFNIVLVHPQIPQNTGSIGRICVNTDSKLHIVKPTCFEINDKNVKRAGLDYWHLLDVTVWESLDDFMAANEQYLDRFFFATTKSKLPYFDAKMKDGDFLFFGGESTGLPMDLMQKNWNHAITIPMGEHGRSLNQSVAVGIVLYDAIRQNFKELAAFENF is encoded by the coding sequence ATGTTTAATATCGTACTTGTACATCCTCAAATCCCACAAAATACCGGTAGCATCGGTAGAATTTGTGTGAATACTGACTCTAAGTTACATATTGTCAAGCCGACTTGTTTTGAAATCAATGATAAAAATGTCAAGCGAGCAGGGCTTGATTATTGGCATCTTTTAGATGTGACGGTGTGGGAGAGTTTGGATGATTTTATGGCCGCCAATGAGCAATATTTGGATCGTTTTTTCTTTGCTACGACTAAAAGTAAATTGCCATATTTTGATGCCAAGATGAAAGATGGAGATTTTCTCTTTTTTGGTGGTGAATCTACCGGGCTACCGATGGATTTGATGCAAAAAAACTGGAACCATGCGATTACCATCCCGATGGGTGAGCATGGACGCAGTCTCAACCAATCGGTGGCAGTAGGTATTGTCCTATATGATGCTATCCGACAAAATTTCAAAGAATTAGCAGCATTTGAAAACTTTTGA
- the purU gene encoding formyltetrahydrofolate deformylase, with the protein MNKYVLKIKCSDEKGLIHKIADVLYSNDLNIEKNNEFVDGENKKFFFRARIDGLIDSQKIVSELKAVMPKDAEITLVKKVKKKIIVLVTKESHCLGDILLKHDSGELNADIQAVVSNYDILRPLCQKFDIPYHCVLSEGMSREEHEKAVLEVLGGYDVDYLVLAKYMRILSENFVSQYDQRIINIHHSFLPAFIGANPYKQAHKRGVKIIGATAHFVNNNLDEGPIIAQDVIPVNHELNWKNMQRAGKNVEKTVLSNALDLVFDDKIFVHANKTIVF; encoded by the coding sequence GTGAATAAATATGTTTTAAAAATCAAATGTTCCGATGAAAAGGGATTGATTCATAAGATTGCAGATGTACTCTATTCAAATGATTTAAATATTGAAAAAAATAATGAATTTGTGGATGGTGAAAATAAGAAATTTTTCTTTAGAGCGCGCATTGATGGATTGATTGATAGCCAAAAAATTGTTTCAGAATTAAAGGCAGTGATGCCCAAAGATGCTGAGATTACCTTAGTCAAAAAAGTCAAGAAAAAAATCATCGTTTTGGTGACAAAAGAGTCCCATTGTCTGGGAGATATCTTGCTCAAACACGACAGCGGAGAGCTAAATGCCGATATTCAAGCGGTGGTCTCAAATTATGATATTTTAAGACCATTATGTCAGAAATTTGATATTCCGTATCATTGTGTTTTAAGTGAAGGTATGAGCCGAGAAGAGCATGAAAAAGCTGTCCTTGAAGTGCTAGGAGGTTATGATGTAGATTATCTGGTATTGGCTAAATATATGAGAATTTTATCTGAGAATTTTGTGTCACAATATGATCAAAGGATTATTAATATCCATCACTCATTCTTACCGGCTTTCATCGGAGCCAATCCTTACAAACAAGCCCATAAACGTGGGGTGAAGATTATTGGAGCGACGGCACATTTTGTAAATAACAATCTAGATGAGGGTCCTATTATTGCCCAAGATGTGATTCCTGTCAATCATGAGCTTAATTGGAAAAATATGCAAAGAGCCGGTAAAAATGTAGAAAAGACCGTACTCTCCAATGCGTTGGATTTGGTTTTTGATGATAAAATCTTTGTTCATGCGAACAAAACAATTGTATTTTAG
- a CDS encoding CCA tRNA nucleotidyltransferase: MTIEHALPHHLKAPFYRVKSLLQSVTKRAYLVGGGVRDMMLGVPLHDLDIEVYDVSEADFARLMQNLGAIGVGKSFFVYKYGDVDLSLPRIERKVGKGHKAFDVQVCHDEKQAAKRRDFTMNAMMLNIFTQELLDFYGGRSSLLHRQISLVDATSFKEDSLRVLRGIQFSARLGYKIDKETLRVMDALALDDLSKTRIFWELEKLFNAKYLHYGLYYLIKLGIFEKLFKMDFKKDTFLKMALEMARNRKNFLPKQNTYYFMYFIGNIGKIDIKTMIKDLDMPREYRHVFKYQPYIEGDVSDAKLKEIAIDLPISLWLGNYKKGVIARAKRLDIFDKVFDGGITTQSVIADGFEKEAIKKELKRRKLEVIQSE, translated from the coding sequence ATGACTATTGAACATGCCCTCCCTCATCATTTAAAAGCACCTTTTTATCGTGTTAAATCATTGCTTCAAAGCGTTACCAAACGTGCCTATTTGGTTGGTGGCGGTGTGAGAGATATGATGCTAGGAGTGCCTTTACATGATCTTGATATTGAAGTCTATGATGTTAGTGAAGCTGATTTTGCAAGATTGATGCAAAACCTAGGAGCGATTGGTGTTGGCAAGAGCTTTTTTGTCTATAAATATGGTGATGTGGATTTATCATTGCCGCGAATTGAGCGCAAAGTAGGCAAGGGGCACAAGGCTTTTGATGTGCAGGTGTGTCATGATGAAAAACAAGCCGCCAAGCGTCGCGATTTTACGATGAATGCCATGATGCTGAATATTTTCACACAAGAGCTTTTAGATTTTTATGGAGGCAGAAGCAGTCTTTTGCATCGTCAAATCTCACTCGTGGATGCGACCTCTTTCAAAGAAGACAGTTTACGTGTTTTGCGAGGGATTCAATTTAGTGCAAGATTGGGATATAAGATCGATAAAGAGACATTGCGCGTGATGGATGCTTTGGCTTTAGATGATTTGAGTAAGACGCGAATATTTTGGGAATTAGAAAAATTATTTAATGCAAAGTATTTACATTATGGGCTTTATTATTTGATAAAATTGGGTATTTTTGAGAAACTTTTCAAAATGGATTTTAAAAAAGATACCTTTCTCAAAATGGCACTTGAAATGGCACGAAATCGCAAAAATTTTCTCCCAAAACAAAATACATATTATTTTATGTATTTTATCGGGAACATCGGTAAAATCGATATTAAAACAATGATAAAAGACTTAGATATGCCACGAGAGTATCGTCATGTCTTCAAATATCAGCCCTATATCGAAGGGGATGTGAGTGATGCAAAATTGAAAGAAATTGCGATAGATTTGCCGATTTCATTGTGGCTTGGCAATTACAAAAAAGGTGTGATTGCGCGAGCAAAAAGATTGGATATTTTCGATAAAGTATTTGACGGTGGTATTACGACTCAGAGTGTCATCGCAGATGGTTTTGAGAAAGAAGCAATAAAAAAAGAACTAAAAAGAAGGAAATTAGAGGTGATACAAAGTGAATAA